One region of Tamandua tetradactyla isolate mTamTet1 chromosome 6, mTamTet1.pri, whole genome shotgun sequence genomic DNA includes:
- the CPSF1 gene encoding cleavage and polyadenylation specificity factor subunit 1 isoform X2: MYAVYKQAHPPTGLEFSMYCNFFSNSERNLVVAGSSQLYVYRLNRDAEALTKNDRSTEGKAHREHREKLELVASFSFFGNVMSMASVQLAGAKRDALLLSFKDAKLSVVEYDPGTHDLKTLSLHYFEEPELRDGFVQNVHTPRVRVDPDGRCAVMLIYGTRLVVLPFRRESLAEEHEGLVGEGQRSSFLPSYIIDVRALDEKLLNIVDLQFLHGYYEPTLLILFEPNQTWPGRVAVRQDTCSIVAISLNITQKVHPVIWSLTSLPFDCTQALAVPKPIGGVVVFAVNSLLYLNQSVPPYGVALNSLTSGTTAFPLRTQEGVRITLDCAQAAFISYDKMVISLKGGEIYVLTLITDGMRSVRSFHFDKAAASVLTTSMVTMEPGYLFLGSRLGNSLLLKYTEKLQEPPASAVREIADKEEPPTKKKRVDGAVGWSVCLGSKTVPQDEVDEIEVYGSEAQSGTQLATYSFEVCDSILNIGPCANAAMGEPAFLSEEFQNSPEPDLEIVVCSGYGKNGALSVLQKSIRPQVVTTFELPGCYDMWTVIAPVRKEEEETPKGEGPEQEPSAPEAEEDGRRHGFLILSREDSTMILQTGQEIMELDTSGFATQGPTVFAGNIGDNRYIVQVSPLGIRLLEGVSQLHFIPVDLGSPIAHCAVADPYVVVMSAEGQVTTFLLKSDSYGGRHHRLALHKPPLHHSKVITLCLYRDVSGMFTTESRLGGARDELGGRSGVEAEGLGSETSPTVDDEEEMLYGDSGSLFSPSKEETRRSCQPPADREPPAFRAEPTHWCLLVRESGAMEIYQLPDWRLVFLVKNFPVGQRVLVDSSFGQPTTQGEARKEEVTRQGELPLVKEVLLVALGSRQSRPYLLVHVDQELLLYEAFPHDSQLGQGNLKVRFKKVPHNINFREKKPKPSKKKAEGGGAEEGVGARGRVARFRYFEDIYGYSGVFICGPSPHWLLVTGRGALRLHPMGIDGPIDSFAPFHNVNCPHGFLYFNRQGELRISVLPAYLSYDAPWPVRKIPLRCTAHYVAYHVESKVYAVATSTNAPCTRIPRMTGEEKEFETIERDDRYIHPQQEAFSIQLISPVSWEAIPNARIELEEWEHVTCMKTVSLRSEETVSGLKGYVAAGTCLMQGEEVTCRGRILIMDVIEVVPEPGQPLTKNKFKVLYEKEQKGPVTALCHCNGHLVSAIGQKIFLWSLRASELTGMAFIDTQLYIHQMISVKNFILAADVMKSISLLRYQEESKTLSLVSRDAKPLEVYSVDFMVDNAQLGFLVSDRDRNLMVYMYLPEAKESFGGMRLLRRADFHVGAHVNTFWRTPCRGAAEGPSKKSVVWENKHITWFATLDGGIGLLLPMQEKTYRRLLMLQNALTTMLPHHAGLNPRAFRMLHVDRRILQNAVRNVLDGELLNRYLYLSAMERGELAKKIGTTPDIILDDLLETDRVTAHF; encoded by the exons GCTCTGACCAAGAATGACAGGAGCACAG AGGGGAAGGCCCACCGGGAGCATCGGGAAAAGCTGGAGCTAGTggcctccttctccttctttgggAACGTCATGTCCATGGCCAGCGTGCAGCTAGCTGGTGCCAAGAGGGACGCCCTGCTCCTGAGCTTCAAGGATGCTAAG CTCTCGGTGGTGGAGTATGACCCCGGCACCCATGACCTGAAGACCCTGTCCCTGCACTACTTCGAGGAGCCCGAGCTGCGG GATGGGTTTGTGCAGAATGTGCACACGCCGCGGGTGCGGGTGGACCCGGATGGGCGCTGTGCCGTCATGCTCATCTACGGCACGCGGCTGGTGGTCCTGCCTTTCCGCAGGGAGAGCCTGGCTGAGGAGCATGAGGGGCTCGTGGGTGAGGG GCAGCGCTCCAGCTTCCTGCCCAGCTACATCATTGACGTGCGGGCCCTGGACGAGAAGCTGCTCAACATCGTGGACCTGCAGTTCCTGCATGGCTACTACGAGCCCACCCTACTAATACTGTTCGAGCCCAACCAGACCTGGCCGGG GCGGGTGGCTGTGCGGCAGGACACGTGCTCCATTGTGGCCATCTCCTTGAACATCACCCAGAAGGTCCACCCGGTCATCTGGTCACTCACCAGCCTGCCCTTTGACTGCACACAGGCCCTGGCTGTGCCCAAGCCCATAG GTGGGGTGGTGGTCTTTGCTGTCAACTCGCTGCTCTATCTGAACCAGAGTGTTCCCCCATATGGCGTTGCGCTCAACAGCCTCACCTCTGGCACTACTGCCTTCCCACTAC GCACGCAGGAGGGCGTGAGGATCACCTTGGACTGTGCCCAGGCAGCCTTCATCTCCTACGACAAGATGGTCATTTCCCTCAAGGGTGGCGAAAT CTATGTGCTGACCCTCATCACTGATGGCATGCGGAGCGTCCGTTCCTTCCACTTCGATAAGGCGGCAGCCAGTGTCCTCACCACCAGT ATGGTCACTATGGAGCCTGGGTACCTGTTCCTGGGCTCTCGCCTGGGCAACTCTCTCCTGCTCAAGTACACGGAGAAGCTCCAGGAGCCCCCTGCCAGTGCAGTCCGGGAGATAGCAGACAAG GAAGAGCCGCCCACAAAGAAGAAGCGAGTGGATGGTGCCGTGGGCTGGTCAG TGTGCTTAGGGAGCAAGACGGTGCCCCAGGATGAGGTGGACGAGATTGAAGTTTATGGCAGCGAGGCGCAGTCAGGCACACAGCTGGCCACCTACTCATTCGAG GTCTGTGACAGCATTCTCAACATTGGACCCTGCGCTAATGCGGCCATGGGCGAGCCTGCTTTTCTCTCTGAAGAG TTCCAGAACAGCCCTGAGCCGGACCTAGAGATCGTGGTCTGTTCCGGATACGGGAAAAATGGGGCTCTGTCAGTGCTGCAG AAGAGCATCCGGCCCCAAGTGGTGACGACCTTCGAGCTGCCGGGATGCTACGACATGTGGACAGTCATTGCACCTGTGCGCAAAGAGGAG GAGGAGACTCCCAAGGGGGAGGGACCAGAGCAGGAGCCCAGTGCTCCCGAGGCCGAAGAGGATGGGCGAAGGCACGGCTTCCTGATCCTGAGCCGGGAGGACTCCACCATG ATCCTGCAGACAGGGCAGGAGATCATGGAGCTGGACACTAGTGGCTTTGCCACGCAGGGCCCCACTGTCTTCGCCGGCAACATTGGTGACAATCGCTACATCGTACAAGTATCGCCACTAGGCATCCGCCTGCTGGAAGGAG TGAGCCAGCTTCACTTCATCCCTGTGGACCTGGGCTCCCCGATTGCACACTGCGCCGTGGCCGACCCCTACGTGGTCGTCATGAGCGCCGAGGGGCAGGTCACCACGTTCCTGCTCAAGAGCGACTCATACGGAGGCCGCCACCACCGCCTGGCGCTGCACAAGCCCCCACTACACCAC TCCAAGGTCATCACACTCTGCCTGTACCGTGACGTCAGTGGCATGTTCACTACCGAGAGCCGCCTGGGCGGGGCCCGTGACGAGCTGGGGGGCCGCAGCGGCGTGGAGGCTGAGGGCCTGGGCTCTGAGACCAG CCCCACAGTGGACGACGAGGAGGAGATGCTGTATGGGGACTCGGGCTCCCTCTTTAGCCCCAGCAAGGAGGAGACCCGCCGGAGCTGCCAGCCCCCCGCTGACCGCGAGCCCCCTGCCTTCCGGGCCGAGCCTACCCACTGGTGCCTGCTGGTGCGGGAGAGCGGAGCCATGGAG ATCTACCAGCTCCCTGACTGGCGGCTGGTGTTCCTAGTGAAGAACTTCCCTGTGGGGCAGCGGGTGCTGGTGGACAGCTCCTTTGGACAGCCTACCACGCAGGGCGAGGCTCGCAAGGAGGAGGTCACGCGCCAGGGCGAGCTGCCGCTCGTCAAAGAGGTGCTGCTGGTAGCGCTGGGGAGCCGCCAGAGCCGGCCCTACCTGCTG GTACACGTGGACCAGGAACTGCTGCTCTATGAGGCCTTCCCTCACGACTCGCAGCTTGGGCAGGGCAACCTTAAAGTCCGCTTCAAAAAG GTCCCCCACAACATCAACTTCCGTGAGAAGAAGCCAAAGCCGTCCAAGAAGAAGGCAGAGGGTGGTGGCGCTGAGGAGGGGGTTGGGGCCCGGGGCCGCGTGGCTCGCTTCCGCTACTTCGAGGACATTTATGGCTACTCAGGG GTCTTCATCTGTGGCCCCTCTCCCCACTGGCTCCTGGTGACTGGGCGGGGGGCCCTGCGGCTGCACCCCATGGGCATTGATGGCCCCATCGACTCATTCGCCCCTTTCCACAACGTCAATTGCCCCCACGGCTTCCTGTACTTCAACAGACAG GGGGAGCTGAGGATCAGTGTCCTGCCTGCCTACCTGTCGTATGACGCCCCCTGGCCCGTCAGGAAGATCCCACTGCGCTGCACGGCACACTACGTGGCCTACCACGTAGAGTCGAAG GTGTATGCTGTGGCCACCAGCACCAACGCGCCCTGTACCCGCATCCCCCGCATGACTGGTGAGGAGAAGGAATTCGAGACCATTGAGAGAG ATGACCGTTACATCCACCCCCAGCAGGAAGCCTTCTCCATCCAGCTCATCtcccctgtcagctgggaggcCATTCCCAATGCCCG GATTGAGCTGGAAGAGTGGGAGCACGTCACCTGCATGAAGACCGTGTCCCTGCGCAGTGAGGAGACTGTGTCGGGTCTTAAGGGCTATGTGGCCGCAGGGACCTGCCTCATGCAAGGGGAGGAAGTCACATGCCGAGGGCGG ATCCTCATCATGGACGTGATTGAGGTGGTGCCTGAGCCTGGCCAGCCCCTGACCAAGAACAAGTTCAAAGTCCTGTATGAGAAGGAACAGAAGGGGCCGGTCACAGCCCTGTGCCACTGCAATGGCCACCTGGTGTCCGCCATTGGTCAGAAG ATCTTCCTGTGGAGCCTGCGGGCCAGTGAGCTGACGGGCATGGCCTTCATCGACACGCAGCTCTACATCCACCAGATGATCAGCGTGAAGAACTTCATCCTGGCCGCGGACGTCATGAAGAGCATCTCGCTGCTGCGGTACCAGGAGGAGAGCAAGACACTGAGCCTTGTTTCCCGG GATGCCAAGCCCCTTGAGGTGTACAGCGTGGACTTCATGGTAGACAATGCCCAGTTGGGCTTCCTGG TGTCCGACCGAGACCGCAACCTCATGGTGTACATGTACCTGCCAGAAG CCAAGGAGAGCTTTGGGGGCATGCGCCTGCTGCGCCGGGCAGACTTCCATGTGGGCGCCCATGTGAACACGTTCTGGAGGACCCCGTGCCGGGGGGCTGCTGAGGGTCCCAGCAAGAAGTCAGTGGTGTGGGAGAACAAGCACATCACGTGGTTCG CCACCCTGGATGGTGGCATCGGGCTCCTGCTGCCCATGCAGGAGAAGACATACCGGCGGCTGCTGATGTTGCAGAACGCGCTGACCACCATGCTGCCCCATCACGCTGGCCTCAACCCCCGTGCCTTCCG GATGCTGCACGTGGACCGGCGCATCCTCCAGAACGCTGTGCGCAATGTCCTTGACGGGGAGCTGCTCAACCGCTACCTATACCTGAGTGCCATGGAGCGTGGCGAGCTGGCCAAGAAGATCGGCACCACGCCAGACATC ATCCTGGACGACCTGCTGGAGACAGACCGCGTCACTGCCCATTTCTAG
- the CPSF1 gene encoding cleavage and polyadenylation specificity factor subunit 1 isoform X3, which produces MYAVYKQAHPPTGLEFSMYCNFFSNSERNLVVAGSSQLYVYRLNRDAEALTKNDRSTEGKAHREHREKLELVASFSFFGNVMSMASVQLAGAKRDALLLSFKDAKLSVVEYDPGTHDLKTLSLHYFEEPELRDGFVQNVHTPRVRVDPDGRCAVMLIYGTRLVVLPFRRESLAEEHEGLVGEGQRSSFLPSYIIDVRALDEKLLNIVDLQFLHGYYEPTLLILFEPNQTWPGRVAVRQDTCSIVAISLNITQKVHPVIWSLTSLPFDCTQALAVPKPIGGVVVFAVNSLLYLNQSVPPYGVALNSLTSGTTAFPLRTQEGVRITLDCAQAAFISYDKMVISLKGGEIYVLTLITDGMRSVRSFHFDKAAASVLTTSMVTMEPGYLFLGSRLGNSLLLKYTEKLQEPPASAVREIADKEEPPTKKKRVDGAVGWSGSKTVPQDEVDEIEVYGSEAQSGTQLATYSFEVCDSILNIGPCANAAMGEPAFLSEEFQNSPEPDLEIVVCSGYGKNGALSVLQKSIRPQVVTTFELPGCYDMWTVIAPVRKEEEETPKGEGPEQEPSAPEAEEDGRRHGFLILSREDSTMILQTGQEIMELDTSGFATQGPTVFAGNIGDNRYIVQVSPLGIRLLEGVSQLHFIPVDLGSPIAHCAVADPYVVVMSAEGQVTTFLLKSDSYGGRHHRLALHKPPLHHQSKVITLCLYRDVSGMFTTESRLGGARDELGGRSGVEAEGLGSETSPTVDDEEEMLYGDSGSLFSPSKEETRRSCQPPADREPPAFRAEPTHWCLLVRESGAMEIYQLPDWRLVFLVKNFPVGQRVLVDSSFGQPTTQGEARKEEVTRQGELPLVKEVLLVALGSRQSRPYLLVHVDQELLLYEAFPHDSQLGQGNLKVRFKKVPHNINFREKKPKPSKKKAEGGGAEEGVGARGRVARFRYFEDIYGYSGVFICGPSPHWLLVTGRGALRLHPMGIDGPIDSFAPFHNVNCPHGFLYFNRQGELRISVLPAYLSYDAPWPVRKIPLRCTAHYVAYHVESKVYAVATSTNAPCTRIPRMTGEEKEFETIERDDRYIHPQQEAFSIQLISPVSWEAIPNARIELEEWEHVTCMKTVSLRSEETVSGLKGYVAAGTCLMQGEEVTCRGRILIMDVIEVVPEPGQPLTKNKFKVLYEKEQKGPVTALCHCNGHLVSAIGQKIFLWSLRASELTGMAFIDTQLYIHQMISVKNFILAADVMKSISLLRYQEESKTLSLVSRDAKPLEVYSVDFMVDNAQLGFLVSDRDRNLMVYMYLPEAKESFGGMRLLRRADFHVGAHVNTFWRTPCRGAAEGPSKKSVVWENKHITWFATLDGGIGLLLPMQEKTYRRLLMLQNALTTMLPHHAGLNPRAFRMLHVDRRILQNAVRNVLDGELLNRYLYLSAMERGELAKKIGTTPDIILDDLLETDRVTAHF; this is translated from the exons GCTCTGACCAAGAATGACAGGAGCACAG AGGGGAAGGCCCACCGGGAGCATCGGGAAAAGCTGGAGCTAGTggcctccttctccttctttgggAACGTCATGTCCATGGCCAGCGTGCAGCTAGCTGGTGCCAAGAGGGACGCCCTGCTCCTGAGCTTCAAGGATGCTAAG CTCTCGGTGGTGGAGTATGACCCCGGCACCCATGACCTGAAGACCCTGTCCCTGCACTACTTCGAGGAGCCCGAGCTGCGG GATGGGTTTGTGCAGAATGTGCACACGCCGCGGGTGCGGGTGGACCCGGATGGGCGCTGTGCCGTCATGCTCATCTACGGCACGCGGCTGGTGGTCCTGCCTTTCCGCAGGGAGAGCCTGGCTGAGGAGCATGAGGGGCTCGTGGGTGAGGG GCAGCGCTCCAGCTTCCTGCCCAGCTACATCATTGACGTGCGGGCCCTGGACGAGAAGCTGCTCAACATCGTGGACCTGCAGTTCCTGCATGGCTACTACGAGCCCACCCTACTAATACTGTTCGAGCCCAACCAGACCTGGCCGGG GCGGGTGGCTGTGCGGCAGGACACGTGCTCCATTGTGGCCATCTCCTTGAACATCACCCAGAAGGTCCACCCGGTCATCTGGTCACTCACCAGCCTGCCCTTTGACTGCACACAGGCCCTGGCTGTGCCCAAGCCCATAG GTGGGGTGGTGGTCTTTGCTGTCAACTCGCTGCTCTATCTGAACCAGAGTGTTCCCCCATATGGCGTTGCGCTCAACAGCCTCACCTCTGGCACTACTGCCTTCCCACTAC GCACGCAGGAGGGCGTGAGGATCACCTTGGACTGTGCCCAGGCAGCCTTCATCTCCTACGACAAGATGGTCATTTCCCTCAAGGGTGGCGAAAT CTATGTGCTGACCCTCATCACTGATGGCATGCGGAGCGTCCGTTCCTTCCACTTCGATAAGGCGGCAGCCAGTGTCCTCACCACCAGT ATGGTCACTATGGAGCCTGGGTACCTGTTCCTGGGCTCTCGCCTGGGCAACTCTCTCCTGCTCAAGTACACGGAGAAGCTCCAGGAGCCCCCTGCCAGTGCAGTCCGGGAGATAGCAGACAAG GAAGAGCCGCCCACAAAGAAGAAGCGAGTGGATGGTGCCGTGGGCTGGTCAG GGAGCAAGACGGTGCCCCAGGATGAGGTGGACGAGATTGAAGTTTATGGCAGCGAGGCGCAGTCAGGCACACAGCTGGCCACCTACTCATTCGAG GTCTGTGACAGCATTCTCAACATTGGACCCTGCGCTAATGCGGCCATGGGCGAGCCTGCTTTTCTCTCTGAAGAG TTCCAGAACAGCCCTGAGCCGGACCTAGAGATCGTGGTCTGTTCCGGATACGGGAAAAATGGGGCTCTGTCAGTGCTGCAG AAGAGCATCCGGCCCCAAGTGGTGACGACCTTCGAGCTGCCGGGATGCTACGACATGTGGACAGTCATTGCACCTGTGCGCAAAGAGGAG GAGGAGACTCCCAAGGGGGAGGGACCAGAGCAGGAGCCCAGTGCTCCCGAGGCCGAAGAGGATGGGCGAAGGCACGGCTTCCTGATCCTGAGCCGGGAGGACTCCACCATG ATCCTGCAGACAGGGCAGGAGATCATGGAGCTGGACACTAGTGGCTTTGCCACGCAGGGCCCCACTGTCTTCGCCGGCAACATTGGTGACAATCGCTACATCGTACAAGTATCGCCACTAGGCATCCGCCTGCTGGAAGGAG TGAGCCAGCTTCACTTCATCCCTGTGGACCTGGGCTCCCCGATTGCACACTGCGCCGTGGCCGACCCCTACGTGGTCGTCATGAGCGCCGAGGGGCAGGTCACCACGTTCCTGCTCAAGAGCGACTCATACGGAGGCCGCCACCACCGCCTGGCGCTGCACAAGCCCCCACTACACCAC CAGTCCAAGGTCATCACACTCTGCCTGTACCGTGACGTCAGTGGCATGTTCACTACCGAGAGCCGCCTGGGCGGGGCCCGTGACGAGCTGGGGGGCCGCAGCGGCGTGGAGGCTGAGGGCCTGGGCTCTGAGACCAG CCCCACAGTGGACGACGAGGAGGAGATGCTGTATGGGGACTCGGGCTCCCTCTTTAGCCCCAGCAAGGAGGAGACCCGCCGGAGCTGCCAGCCCCCCGCTGACCGCGAGCCCCCTGCCTTCCGGGCCGAGCCTACCCACTGGTGCCTGCTGGTGCGGGAGAGCGGAGCCATGGAG ATCTACCAGCTCCCTGACTGGCGGCTGGTGTTCCTAGTGAAGAACTTCCCTGTGGGGCAGCGGGTGCTGGTGGACAGCTCCTTTGGACAGCCTACCACGCAGGGCGAGGCTCGCAAGGAGGAGGTCACGCGCCAGGGCGAGCTGCCGCTCGTCAAAGAGGTGCTGCTGGTAGCGCTGGGGAGCCGCCAGAGCCGGCCCTACCTGCTG GTACACGTGGACCAGGAACTGCTGCTCTATGAGGCCTTCCCTCACGACTCGCAGCTTGGGCAGGGCAACCTTAAAGTCCGCTTCAAAAAG GTCCCCCACAACATCAACTTCCGTGAGAAGAAGCCAAAGCCGTCCAAGAAGAAGGCAGAGGGTGGTGGCGCTGAGGAGGGGGTTGGGGCCCGGGGCCGCGTGGCTCGCTTCCGCTACTTCGAGGACATTTATGGCTACTCAGGG GTCTTCATCTGTGGCCCCTCTCCCCACTGGCTCCTGGTGACTGGGCGGGGGGCCCTGCGGCTGCACCCCATGGGCATTGATGGCCCCATCGACTCATTCGCCCCTTTCCACAACGTCAATTGCCCCCACGGCTTCCTGTACTTCAACAGACAG GGGGAGCTGAGGATCAGTGTCCTGCCTGCCTACCTGTCGTATGACGCCCCCTGGCCCGTCAGGAAGATCCCACTGCGCTGCACGGCACACTACGTGGCCTACCACGTAGAGTCGAAG GTGTATGCTGTGGCCACCAGCACCAACGCGCCCTGTACCCGCATCCCCCGCATGACTGGTGAGGAGAAGGAATTCGAGACCATTGAGAGAG ATGACCGTTACATCCACCCCCAGCAGGAAGCCTTCTCCATCCAGCTCATCtcccctgtcagctgggaggcCATTCCCAATGCCCG GATTGAGCTGGAAGAGTGGGAGCACGTCACCTGCATGAAGACCGTGTCCCTGCGCAGTGAGGAGACTGTGTCGGGTCTTAAGGGCTATGTGGCCGCAGGGACCTGCCTCATGCAAGGGGAGGAAGTCACATGCCGAGGGCGG ATCCTCATCATGGACGTGATTGAGGTGGTGCCTGAGCCTGGCCAGCCCCTGACCAAGAACAAGTTCAAAGTCCTGTATGAGAAGGAACAGAAGGGGCCGGTCACAGCCCTGTGCCACTGCAATGGCCACCTGGTGTCCGCCATTGGTCAGAAG ATCTTCCTGTGGAGCCTGCGGGCCAGTGAGCTGACGGGCATGGCCTTCATCGACACGCAGCTCTACATCCACCAGATGATCAGCGTGAAGAACTTCATCCTGGCCGCGGACGTCATGAAGAGCATCTCGCTGCTGCGGTACCAGGAGGAGAGCAAGACACTGAGCCTTGTTTCCCGG GATGCCAAGCCCCTTGAGGTGTACAGCGTGGACTTCATGGTAGACAATGCCCAGTTGGGCTTCCTGG TGTCCGACCGAGACCGCAACCTCATGGTGTACATGTACCTGCCAGAAG CCAAGGAGAGCTTTGGGGGCATGCGCCTGCTGCGCCGGGCAGACTTCCATGTGGGCGCCCATGTGAACACGTTCTGGAGGACCCCGTGCCGGGGGGCTGCTGAGGGTCCCAGCAAGAAGTCAGTGGTGTGGGAGAACAAGCACATCACGTGGTTCG CCACCCTGGATGGTGGCATCGGGCTCCTGCTGCCCATGCAGGAGAAGACATACCGGCGGCTGCTGATGTTGCAGAACGCGCTGACCACCATGCTGCCCCATCACGCTGGCCTCAACCCCCGTGCCTTCCG GATGCTGCACGTGGACCGGCGCATCCTCCAGAACGCTGTGCGCAATGTCCTTGACGGGGAGCTGCTCAACCGCTACCTATACCTGAGTGCCATGGAGCGTGGCGAGCTGGCCAAGAAGATCGGCACCACGCCAGACATC ATCCTGGACGACCTGCTGGAGACAGACCGCGTCACTGCCCATTTCTAG